From Staphylococcus delphini, one genomic window encodes:
- a CDS encoding LCP family protein, with translation MEYKRTQKRKNLVLRFLLWFVGILFILAIIAIAYLAFKIFAVGGAIHNPLDRNHSELRSGKVDLSKGEPFSIALFGIDSDSQRESAGGGERSDTIMILSVNPEKKTTEMISIPRDTQAEIVGRDTTEKINHAYAYGGPDMAVKSIEKLMGVPIDHYATVNMDGLKETIDTVGGIDVTSNATFNAGGHQFTKGQRTHLDGDTAMSFIRSRKEEGAGGDFGRQERQQLVLQGLADKLTGISSLTNFNALMDQLSDNVKTDLTIGELNQIRSNYSDANDNVNRHQLDGSGGIQSDGLYYFIPDETQKQSLVQRYKQNLNL, from the coding sequence TTGGAGTATAAAAGAACGCAAAAACGTAAAAACCTAGTATTAAGATTTTTATTATGGTTCGTAGGTATTTTATTCATTTTAGCCATTATCGCTATTGCTTATCTCGCATTTAAAATTTTTGCAGTCGGGGGCGCCATTCATAATCCTTTAGATAGAAATCATTCAGAATTGAGATCAGGTAAGGTGGATTTGAGTAAGGGCGAACCTTTTTCTATTGCTTTATTTGGAATAGATTCAGATTCCCAACGTGAAAGTGCAGGTGGCGGTGAACGAAGCGATACAATTATGATTTTATCAGTAAATCCAGAAAAGAAAACGACAGAAATGATCAGTATTCCTCGTGATACACAAGCAGAAATCGTTGGACGTGATACGACAGAAAAAATTAACCATGCTTATGCCTATGGTGGTCCAGATATGGCAGTGAAGTCTATTGAAAAATTAATGGGTGTGCCAATTGATCATTATGCAACAGTTAATATGGATGGTTTGAAAGAAACAATCGATACGGTCGGCGGCATTGATGTGACAAGTAATGCGACATTTAATGCAGGGGGACATCAATTCACAAAAGGTCAACGTACGCATCTTGATGGTGATACCGCCATGTCATTTATTCGAAGCCGTAAAGAAGAAGGTGCAGGTGGAGACTTTGGTAGACAAGAAAGACAACAACTTGTGCTTCAAGGTTTAGCTGATAAGTTAACAGGTATTTCATCACTCACGAATTTTAATGCCTTAATGGACCAATTGAGTGACAACGTAAAGACAGATCTAACGATTGGTGAACTGAACCAAATTCGTAGCAACTACAGTGATGCCAATGACAACGTTAATCGACATCAATTAGACGGTTCTGGTGGGATTCAAAGTGATGGCCTTTATTACTTCATTCCAGATGAAACACAAAAACAATCACTAGTACAGCGGTATAAGCAAAATTTAAACTTATAA
- a CDS encoding DUF969 domain-containing protein: MEWLKLIGILIIVLGFYFKWDTIGTVLIAAIVTGLVSHMDMMTILETLGKAFVDNRMVSLFILTLPMVGMIERFGLKTQATRLINRIQGITSGRIMSVYLFIREVAGLASIRIGGHPQFVRPLMNPMVQAAAKAKFKQKIEPVDEEKLKAHIAAMENYGNFFGQNLFVGASGVLLIVATFQSLRMEVKAVEIALYSAPIAIVVLIIGVIQNVLFDRKMNRKYDEKGVTQDESSND, encoded by the coding sequence ATGGAATGGCTTAAACTGATAGGTATCCTCATCATCGTTTTAGGTTTTTATTTTAAATGGGACACGATCGGGACAGTACTCATTGCAGCAATTGTGACAGGTCTCGTGTCTCATATGGATATGATGACGATTCTAGAAACACTGGGTAAAGCATTTGTTGATAATCGTATGGTGTCATTATTTATTTTAACGTTGCCCATGGTCGGGATGATTGAACGCTTTGGTTTGAAAACACAAGCGACACGGCTCATCAATCGTATCCAAGGTATCACTTCGGGGCGGATTATGTCTGTTTACTTATTCATTCGTGAAGTTGCGGGTCTCGCTTCAATTCGAATTGGTGGACATCCCCAATTTGTACGTCCGCTCATGAATCCAATGGTCCAAGCAGCGGCAAAAGCGAAATTTAAACAAAAAATAGAACCTGTAGACGAAGAAAAACTGAAAGCCCATATTGCTGCAATGGAAAATTATGGCAACTTCTTCGGGCAAAATTTATTTGTTGGCGCATCAGGGGTACTGTTGATTGTCGCCACGTTTCAATCATTACGTATGGAAGTCAAAGCTGTCGAGATTGCGTTATATTCTGCACCTATTGCGATTGTCGTGCTGATTATTGGTGTGATTCAAAATGTCTTATTTGATCGAAAAATGAACCGTAAGTATGATGAGAAAGGGGTGACACAAGATGAGTCCTCAAACGATTAG
- a CDS encoding DUF979 domain-containing protein, protein MSPQTISHILEIFYVLIGLQFIYTAYRVYREPRNMKRVGTALFWCILGLLFMVGPYIPNWINGLLVLLMGLLTITKNVKIGKVVEVEHQEEEKGATRFGNLLFIPAVVLAIVAVIVSTWTPLGGAIGISISSIVGLIVAYLIIRPKAKVGLYDSDRLVQQIGTVGILPQFLAALGILFTVSGVGTTISKGISSFLPQDNALLGVIAYILGMVLFTMLMGNAFAAFTVITASIGLPFVIQNGGDPTIVGALAMTGGFCGTLLTPMAANFNTLPVALLEMKDELAVIKAQAPMAVMLIVAHIILMYVLAF, encoded by the coding sequence ATGAGTCCTCAAACGATTAGTCATATTCTAGAAATCTTCTATGTGCTTATCGGTTTACAGTTTATTTATACAGCTTATCGTGTGTATCGTGAACCGCGCAATATGAAAAGAGTCGGTACAGCCCTGTTTTGGTGTATTTTAGGTTTATTATTTATGGTAGGACCTTATATTCCGAATTGGATCAATGGTCTGCTTGTATTATTGATGGGCCTTTTAACGATAACGAAAAATGTAAAAATCGGAAAAGTGGTTGAGGTCGAACATCAAGAGGAAGAGAAAGGTGCGACACGTTTTGGCAATTTATTATTTATCCCAGCTGTCGTGTTAGCAATTGTTGCTGTCATTGTGTCGACTTGGACGCCATTAGGTGGTGCGATAGGGATAAGTATTTCTTCAATTGTTGGACTGATTGTTGCGTACTTGATTATCCGTCCGAAAGCGAAAGTCGGCTTGTACGATAGTGATCGTTTAGTGCAACAAATTGGGACAGTCGGCATCCTGCCACAATTTTTAGCGGCACTTGGTATTTTGTTTACAGTGAGTGGGGTAGGGACGACGATTTCAAAAGGGATATCGAGCTTTTTACCTCAAGATAATGCCTTACTCGGTGTCATCGCGTACATTTTAGGCATGGTGCTCTTTACGATGTTAATGGGAAATGCATTTGCAGCGTTTACAGTCATTACCGCGAGTATTGGTTTACCTTTTGTGATTCAAAATGGGGGTGACCCAACGATTGTCGGTGCATTGGCGATGACGGGCGGTTTTTGTGGCACATTGCTTACCCCTATGGCTGCAAACTTTAACACGTTGCCTGTTGCATTATTAGAAATGAAAGACGAATTAGCTGTAATTAAAGCACAAGCTCCGATGGCCGTCATGCTCATCGTGGCACATATCATTTTAATGTATGTACTTGCTTTTTAA
- the pcp gene encoding pyroglutamyl-peptidase I, which translates to MKVLVTAFDPFDGEKVNPALQAVQQLPDTIEGHVIDKLEIPTVFYKSIKVVREKLAQTEYDIVLAIGQAGGRYEITPERVAINVDDARIPDNDGQQPIDQRIQQDGPPAYFTPLPVKRMVEAMQAEGVPASLSNSAGTFVCNHMMYQLAYEAERHYPKLKTGFIHVPFAPTQVIDKPGKPSMSIEMMVKGLTAAIRVCLNYDTDVATVHGTTH; encoded by the coding sequence ATGAAAGTTTTAGTGACTGCATTTGATCCATTCGATGGTGAAAAGGTGAATCCGGCATTGCAAGCGGTACAACAATTGCCTGACACGATTGAAGGACACGTTATTGATAAGTTAGAAATTCCGACAGTGTTTTACAAAAGTATTAAAGTCGTTCGAGAAAAGCTTGCGCAAACAGAGTATGATATTGTGCTCGCTATAGGACAAGCAGGTGGACGTTATGAAATCACACCCGAACGCGTCGCCATTAACGTTGATGATGCACGTATTCCGGATAATGATGGGCAACAACCAATTGATCAGCGCATTCAACAAGATGGACCGCCAGCATATTTTACGCCATTACCCGTAAAACGTATGGTAGAGGCGATGCAAGCTGAAGGTGTGCCTGCAAGTCTATCGAATAGTGCCGGTACATTTGTATGCAATCATATGATGTACCAACTTGCTTATGAAGCAGAACGGCATTATCCAAAGTTGAAAACAGGATTTATACACGTGCCATTTGCGCCTACACAAGTGATTGATAAGCCAGGAAAACCATCGATGTCGATAGAAATGATGGTGAAAGGATTAACAGCTGCGATTCGCGTATGTCTCAACTATGATACAGATGTTGCGACAGTTCACGGCACGACGCATTAA